A window of the Brassica napus cultivar Da-Ae chromosome C5, Da-Ae, whole genome shotgun sequence genome harbors these coding sequences:
- the LOC106345973 gene encoding AT-hook motif nuclear-localized protein 19: MANPWWTGQVNLSGLETTPPSSSQLKKPDLHISMNMAMDSGHNNHHHHQEVDNSNEDDRDNLSGDEHEPREGAVEAPTRRPRGRPAGSKNKPKPPIFVTRDSPNALKSHVMEIASGTDVIETLATFARRRQRGICILSGNGTVANVTLRQPSAATVPGPPGGAAVLALQGRFEILSLTGSFLPGPAPPGSTGLTIYLAGGQGQIVGGSVVGPLMAAGPVMLIAATFSNATYERLPLDEEEVAEGGGGGVVPGQLGGVGSPLSSGGGRGDGNQGLPVYNMPENLVSSGGGSGGGGQMSSQEAYGWAQARSGF; the protein is encoded by the coding sequence ATGGCGAATCCATGGTGGACAGGACAAGTGAACCTCTCCGGCCTCGAAACGACGCCGCCTAGCTCATCTCAGTTAAAGAAACCAGATCTCCACATCTCCATGAACATGGCCATGGACTCAGGTCATAAcaaccatcatcatcaccaagaAGTCGACAACAGCAACGAGGACGATAGAGACAACTTGAGCGGCGACGAACACGAGCCACGCGAAGGAGCCGTGGAAGCCCCCACACGCCGTCCACGTGGACGTCCAGCTGGTTCCAAGAACAAGCCAAAGCCACCGATCTTCGTCACGCGCGATTCCCCAAACGCTCTCAAGAGCCATGTCATGGAGATTGCTAGTGGGACTGACGTCATCGAAACCCTAGCTACTTTCGCTAGGCGGCGCCAGCGTGGCATATGCATCTTGAGCGGTAACGGCACGGTGGCTAACGTTACACTCCGACAACCTTCAGCAGCTACCGTTCCAGGGCCCCCTGGTGGTGCGGCTGTTTTGGCGTTACAAGGGAGGTTTGAGATTCTTTCTTTAACCGGTTCTTTCTTGCCTGGACCGGCTCCACCTGGATCCACCGGTTTAACGATTTACTTAGCCGGTGGTCAAGGTCAGATTGTTGGAGGAAGCGTGGTGGGACCATTGATGGCAGCTGGTCCGGTGATGCTAATTGCTGCCACGTTTTCTAATGCGACTTACGAGAGATTGCCTTTGGATGAGGAAGAAGTGGCTGAGGGAGGCGGCGGAGGAGTGGTTCCAGGGCAGCTTGGGGGCGTAGGTTCTCCTCTGAGTAGCGGTGGCGGTCGAGGGGATGGAAACCAGGGACTTCCGGTGTACAATATGCCGGAAAATCTTGTTTCTAGTGGCGGTGGAAGCGGTGGAGGAGGGCAGATGAGCAGTCAAGAAGCTTACGGTTGGGCTCAAGCTAGGTCAGGATTTTAA
- the LOC125587668 gene encoding uncharacterized protein LOC125587668 isoform X3 codes for MTDNIFEGLPPPSSQHQELPDSSNPDESKDESPSPAPTLVLKSSLKRSKPPESAPDASAPPVLKSALKRSKPAESTPEAPKKRLQFKTSTDASEEQVVEAMQKITSHIKNPSKFSKASKLAVRLIQAGSVKAETSSYLIAMLEAAMSSKTPCTDRLVRADYHALFSAAQDVAECLDKSQKNLLTIWTIKAVVANDLFTDDSFMFSKTATQIKEAISDLPVATEEDDAEEAAALEQEAVKESGEGETTQDVASAGDQEDAESDPFGLDAWIPSNVKKNGKTKMTKEDTDALENKKFLRSKREALITCLEIAARRYKVPWCQTVIDILVKHAFENASRFTSQQRQAVEKLWASVREQHLRRKQGKSVTGKLDVTAFESLQDKYANEKMSIRRSVGANGERRAQQWLG; via the exons atgacgGATAATATCTTCGAAGGTCTACCTCCTCCGTCTTCTCAACATCAAGAGCTTCCCGATTCTTCAAATCCAGACGAGTCGAAAGATGAAAGCCCCTCCCCAGCTCCAACTCTGGTTCTCAAAAGCTCCCTGAAGCGATCTAAACCACCAGAATCAGCACCCGATGCCTCAG CTCCTCCTGTTCTCAAGAGCGCACTAAAGCGTTCAAAACCAGCAGAATCCACGCCTGA AGCTCCTAAGAAGCGTCTGCAGTTCAAGACATCGACGGATGCATCAGAAGAGCAAGTGGTGGAAGCGATGCAGAAGATAACGTCTCACATCAAGAACCCTTCCAAATTCTCCAAAGCCTCGAAGCTTGCGGTACGCCTGATTCAAGCTGGAAGCGTGAAGGCGGAAACTAGCAGTTACTTGATTGCGATGCTCGAAGCTGCTATGTCGTCGAAAACTCCTTGTACTGATCGCTTGGTTAGAGCAGATTATCATGCTTTGTTCTCAGCAGCTCAGGATGTCGCCGAG TGCCTTGATAAAAGCCAGAAGAATCTGTTGACCATATGGACGATTAAAGCAGTTGTGGCTAATGACCTCTTTACTGATGACAGCTTTATG ttttctaaGACTGCTACTCAAATAAAGGAGGCTATATCTGATCTTCCTGTTGCAACTGAGGAAGATGACGCGGAAGAAGCAGCTGCTCTTGAACAAGAGGCTGTGAAAGAAAGTGGAGAAGGAGAGACAACACAGGACGTGGCTTCAGCTGGAGATCAAGAGGATGCCGAGTCAGATCCCTTTGGGCTGGATGCATGGATCCCCAGTAATGTGAAGAAAAATGGTAAAACAAAGATGACGAAAGAAGACACAGATGCCTTGGAAAACAAGAAATTTCTCAGGTCGAAAAGAGAAGCTTTGATTACATGCCTGGAGATAGCTGCACGCCGTTACAAAGTCCCATG GTGCCAGACTGTTATAGACATATTGGTGAAACACGCGTTTGAGAACGCGTCGAGGTTCACATCGCAGCAGAGACAAGCGGTGGAGAAACTGTGGGCTTCTGTTAGAGAACAACATTTACGTAGGAAGCAAGGCAAGTCAGTGACGGGAAAACTCGACGTAACTGCTTTCGAAAGTCTTCAGGATAAATACGCCAACGAGAAGATGAGCATCAGGAGATCTGTTGGAGCCAACGGTGAACGCCGTGCACAGCAATGGCTTGGTTGA
- the LOC125587668 gene encoding uncharacterized protein LOC125587668 isoform X2, with product MTDNIFEGLPPPSSQHQELPDSSNPDESKDESPSPAPTLVLKSSLKRSKPPESAPDASAPPVLKSALKRSKPAESTPEPEPEAPKKRLQFKTSTDASEEQVVEAMQKITSHIKNPSKFSKASKLAVRLIQAGSVKAETSSYLIAMLEAAMSSKTPCTDRLVRADYHALFSAAQDVAECLDKSQKNLLTIWTIKAVVANDLFTDDSFMFSKTATQIKEAISDLPVATEEDDAEEAAALEQEAVKESGEGETTQDVASAGDQEDAESDPFGLDAWIPSNVKKNGKTKMTKEDTDALENKKFLRSKREALITCLEIAARRYKVPWCQTVIDILVKHAFENASRFTSQQRQAVEKLWASVREQHLRRKQGKSVTGKLDVTAFESLQDKYANEKMSIRRSVGANGERRAQQWLG from the exons atgacgGATAATATCTTCGAAGGTCTACCTCCTCCGTCTTCTCAACATCAAGAGCTTCCCGATTCTTCAAATCCAGACGAGTCGAAAGATGAAAGCCCCTCCCCAGCTCCAACTCTGGTTCTCAAAAGCTCCCTGAAGCGATCTAAACCACCAGAATCAGCACCCGATGCCTCAG CTCCTCCTGTTCTCAAGAGCGCACTAAAGCGTTCAAAACCAGCAGAATCCACGCCTGAACCAGAACCTGAAG CTCCTAAGAAGCGTCTGCAGTTCAAGACATCGACGGATGCATCAGAAGAGCAAGTGGTGGAAGCGATGCAGAAGATAACGTCTCACATCAAGAACCCTTCCAAATTCTCCAAAGCCTCGAAGCTTGCGGTACGCCTGATTCAAGCTGGAAGCGTGAAGGCGGAAACTAGCAGTTACTTGATTGCGATGCTCGAAGCTGCTATGTCGTCGAAAACTCCTTGTACTGATCGCTTGGTTAGAGCAGATTATCATGCTTTGTTCTCAGCAGCTCAGGATGTCGCCGAG TGCCTTGATAAAAGCCAGAAGAATCTGTTGACCATATGGACGATTAAAGCAGTTGTGGCTAATGACCTCTTTACTGATGACAGCTTTATG ttttctaaGACTGCTACTCAAATAAAGGAGGCTATATCTGATCTTCCTGTTGCAACTGAGGAAGATGACGCGGAAGAAGCAGCTGCTCTTGAACAAGAGGCTGTGAAAGAAAGTGGAGAAGGAGAGACAACACAGGACGTGGCTTCAGCTGGAGATCAAGAGGATGCCGAGTCAGATCCCTTTGGGCTGGATGCATGGATCCCCAGTAATGTGAAGAAAAATGGTAAAACAAAGATGACGAAAGAAGACACAGATGCCTTGGAAAACAAGAAATTTCTCAGGTCGAAAAGAGAAGCTTTGATTACATGCCTGGAGATAGCTGCACGCCGTTACAAAGTCCCATG GTGCCAGACTGTTATAGACATATTGGTGAAACACGCGTTTGAGAACGCGTCGAGGTTCACATCGCAGCAGAGACAAGCGGTGGAGAAACTGTGGGCTTCTGTTAGAGAACAACATTTACGTAGGAAGCAAGGCAAGTCAGTGACGGGAAAACTCGACGTAACTGCTTTCGAAAGTCTTCAGGATAAATACGCCAACGAGAAGATGAGCATCAGGAGATCTGTTGGAGCCAACGGTGAACGCCGTGCACAGCAATGGCTTGGTTGA
- the LOC125587668 gene encoding uncharacterized protein LOC125587668 isoform X1, with product MTDNIFEGLPPPSSQHQELPDSSNPDESKDESPSPAPTLVLKSSLKRSKPPESAPDASAPPVLKSALKRSKPAESTPEPEPEAAPKKRLQFKTSTDASEEQVVEAMQKITSHIKNPSKFSKASKLAVRLIQAGSVKAETSSYLIAMLEAAMSSKTPCTDRLVRADYHALFSAAQDVAECLDKSQKNLLTIWTIKAVVANDLFTDDSFMFSKTATQIKEAISDLPVATEEDDAEEAAALEQEAVKESGEGETTQDVASAGDQEDAESDPFGLDAWIPSNVKKNGKTKMTKEDTDALENKKFLRSKREALITCLEIAARRYKVPWCQTVIDILVKHAFENASRFTSQQRQAVEKLWASVREQHLRRKQGKSVTGKLDVTAFESLQDKYANEKMSIRRSVGANGERRAQQWLG from the exons atgacgGATAATATCTTCGAAGGTCTACCTCCTCCGTCTTCTCAACATCAAGAGCTTCCCGATTCTTCAAATCCAGACGAGTCGAAAGATGAAAGCCCCTCCCCAGCTCCAACTCTGGTTCTCAAAAGCTCCCTGAAGCGATCTAAACCACCAGAATCAGCACCCGATGCCTCAG CTCCTCCTGTTCTCAAGAGCGCACTAAAGCGTTCAAAACCAGCAGAATCCACGCCTGAACCAGAACCTGAAG CAGCTCCTAAGAAGCGTCTGCAGTTCAAGACATCGACGGATGCATCAGAAGAGCAAGTGGTGGAAGCGATGCAGAAGATAACGTCTCACATCAAGAACCCTTCCAAATTCTCCAAAGCCTCGAAGCTTGCGGTACGCCTGATTCAAGCTGGAAGCGTGAAGGCGGAAACTAGCAGTTACTTGATTGCGATGCTCGAAGCTGCTATGTCGTCGAAAACTCCTTGTACTGATCGCTTGGTTAGAGCAGATTATCATGCTTTGTTCTCAGCAGCTCAGGATGTCGCCGAG TGCCTTGATAAAAGCCAGAAGAATCTGTTGACCATATGGACGATTAAAGCAGTTGTGGCTAATGACCTCTTTACTGATGACAGCTTTATG ttttctaaGACTGCTACTCAAATAAAGGAGGCTATATCTGATCTTCCTGTTGCAACTGAGGAAGATGACGCGGAAGAAGCAGCTGCTCTTGAACAAGAGGCTGTGAAAGAAAGTGGAGAAGGAGAGACAACACAGGACGTGGCTTCAGCTGGAGATCAAGAGGATGCCGAGTCAGATCCCTTTGGGCTGGATGCATGGATCCCCAGTAATGTGAAGAAAAATGGTAAAACAAAGATGACGAAAGAAGACACAGATGCCTTGGAAAACAAGAAATTTCTCAGGTCGAAAAGAGAAGCTTTGATTACATGCCTGGAGATAGCTGCACGCCGTTACAAAGTCCCATG GTGCCAGACTGTTATAGACATATTGGTGAAACACGCGTTTGAGAACGCGTCGAGGTTCACATCGCAGCAGAGACAAGCGGTGGAGAAACTGTGGGCTTCTGTTAGAGAACAACATTTACGTAGGAAGCAAGGCAAGTCAGTGACGGGAAAACTCGACGTAACTGCTTTCGAAAGTCTTCAGGATAAATACGCCAACGAGAAGATGAGCATCAGGAGATCTGTTGGAGCCAACGGTGAACGCCGTGCACAGCAATGGCTTGGTTGA
- the LOC106345974 gene encoding phosphoenolpyruvate carboxylase kinase 2: protein MTGEFELANSYQICDEIGRGRFGTITRCFSPATKEFYACKTIDKRVLVDALDRECITTEPRIMAMLPPHPNIVMIHDLFETEDTLAIVMELVDPPTTIYDRLISAVGGRLSESESASYARKLLRAVAHCHRRGVVHRDVKPDNVLIDLGSGGVKLCDFGSAVWLGGEKTETAEGVVGTPYYLAPEVVMGRRYGEKVDVWSVGVVIYTMLAGEPPFNGETAEEIFETILRGNLRFPRKVFGSVSAEAKDLLRRMICRDVSRRFSAEDALRHAWIVNVGNLQSN from the exons ATGACCGGAGAATTCGAACTTGCGAACAGTTACCAGATCTGCGACGAGATTGGCAGAGGACGATTCGGAACAATCACTCGCTGTTTCTCTCCCGCGACGAAAGAGTTCTACGCGTGCAAAACGATCGACAAGCGCGTGCTCGTCGACGCTCTCGATCGCGAGTGTATAACGACGGAGCCGAGGATCATGGCGATGCTGCCGCCGCATCCCAACATCGTCATGATCCACGACCTCTTCGAGACGGAGGACACTCTCGCGATCGTCATGGAGCTCGTCGATCCGCCGACGACGATCTACGATCGGCTGATCTCCGCCGTCGGAGGAAGGCTATCCGAATCGGAATCCGCCTCGTACGCGAGGAAGCTCCTCCGCGCGGTGGCTCATTGCCACCGCCGCGGCGTGGTTCACCGCGACGTGAAACCTGACAACGTGCTAATCGATCTCGGAAGCGGCGGAGTTAAGCTCTGCGATTTCGGATCGGCGGTGTGGCTCGGCGGAGAAAAGACGGAGACGGCGGAGGGAGTGGTGGGGACGCCGTATTATTTGGCGCCGGAGGTTGTGATGGGGAGGAGGTACGGCGAGAAGGTGGATGTGTGGAGCGTTGGCGTTGTGATATACACTATGTTGGCCGGAGAGCCGCCGTTTAACGGCGAGACGGCGGAGGAGATATTCGAAACGATACTGAGAGGGAATCTGAGGTTTCCTCGGAAGGTGTTCGGATCGGTATCAGCGGAAGCTAAGGATCTATTGAGGAGAATGATTTGCCGCGACGTTTCCAGGAGATTTTCAGCAGAAGATGCTCTTC GTCATGCATGGATCGTGAACGTGGGGAACCTACAAAGCAATTAA